Proteins from a single region of Megachile rotundata isolate GNS110a chromosome 7, iyMegRotu1, whole genome shotgun sequence:
- the LOC100878656 gene encoding ral GTPase-activating protein subunit beta isoform X3 codes for MNLGVFNRVNLKDSQGGMYSEWASLSVLIQQGSEESQSVLEKFSPGAGKEVALSIVRQLAANLGITQAAEPSPLCTDKEVQWCMEVICFGLSLPLAEHDTVRDCVNVYCEWLSALYSTPKICVPKPIVDDPNFYARKIISHFHNLFVPRKGEGTDTINRQAVLCHRVLRTLQQIARGPATLERETWESLLLFLIGINDALLAPPATREDAGEQLCERVLGVLLEVWLVACERNFPSPPLWRTLRESCLRWRHRLALVEQWNRVCLALTARLLQIMYGPMFPELKISEEDSQLVPPTMSDEAVAQAWYRLLRTIGDPVDLCRPAVISQTQAFLQYAIASPNVIDPCQHPCLQSLPQIFLKAIKGIAGQIDAFLGVSQACCWEECCVSTITSGSGSTGSGGIGWDKASNKDLTQPSPTPPTQRRLAKSFSVTPSAVTKGIPKASLIGLTTSRVTSTPPILMSNSGPSSASSTTSMTSLVQDIRPPLAPGRPKCNSILHLFGEWLFEAAFIGTDGWSQNLPQPSGATKRPSSVLVDGPSSLQESINDVPPALCIDRYEAGRAEALGALCRIFCAKKTGEEIFPVYLARFYQAMNHGLKTDESRECGETLASIILNSADLFRLDLNGVQVLVPAMISALETVLPEKDLKLKSNVVSKPDLRRASIHLLISMLALPLHFQNLTIKELPTFTNSVITEKGHITFAQLKSRLMNLLINALQVETDPQNTHMLLGALLLSVQDSAAAEEVEQVTQPDTIAHDSAVNLLSSVTSDSASQISISSDQRSLGETSDITTLQEECVAFDSAHALFVRATYLVCHRLISSWKTDLNISLAALEILSGLARTRIRETARKLTDALECKRAVKWLCDYIAYQCWRPPPAHSKDLHSSIVAAFSCLTTWLTAHPQLLQDKDCLTTVLEVVELGVSGTKSVGKPGEPIKMKDEKELKPASMRVRDAADALLTVILEQVGYFPSACGAQSLSSLLDEVSLLRHCNSWTGGRVPRQAAVERFRYFVAENATILALLEEPLGNDQDPQPTVTVLIRGPFGRHAWTLQLRHLPRHRSSIRSVNTNPGRPLPLAEAAPRTDYKPRFFPDNVDRIPHCKVDESIPSLEAVMNNNDVIRTEHQILSQLLERQMNIETKYCDGYDKVSDEKSEECAPPQICHEFQTARLFLSHFGFLNMEPKENDESRNGSLTALDPTMPGFCLDLETLDNISPRTCDTVYIFYVKPGQKNSTEILSNVLHEMNVSPNFLEFLNSLGWPVSVSAHAGWTGHVSTSWRVTPQVNVPQPAHSDHGGALYNGDTHVLYWADVSSEIAFVVPTQSNNMQNSDSLEESSFGSDISNNQVWFERSISESTSSRSCGTGQNTVQNPRTMSLDLEKQPPSLTGSNPSNSSSADPVKPRRTTKQVLPVQTDIKIMVVWLESLEDYAQFPIGDLLPCTYTGLEQSRVIQVSDVQVIFLQALSSGLMRVRLQGPVSRINLATPLIDGMVVSRRVLGTLVRQTALNMGRRKRLDNDSYHPPHVRRRLKIQEMVQKYRKNLTDPELLTLLFSSTQTYQV; via the exons ATGAATTTAGGCGTGTTTAACAGAGTTAATCTTAag gatTCCCAAGGAGGAATGTATTCCGAATGGGCTTCTCTAAGTGTTTTGATTCAACAAGGCTCAGAAGAAAGCCAAAGTGTTCTAGAGAAATTTTCGCCCGGAGCAGGAAAAGAAGTAGCTTTATCCATTGTACGTCAACTAGCTGCAAATCTTGGCATTACACAAGCAGCTGAGCCAAGTCCATTATGTACAGATAAAGAAGTACAATGGTGCATGGAAGTGATATGTTTTGGATTATCATTACCTTTAGCTGAACATGACACTGTCAGAGATTGTGTTAATGTATATTGTGAATGGTTATCTGCATTATATTCTACACCAAAGATTTGTGTACCCAAACCAATTGTAGATGATCCTAATTTTTATGCAAGAAAAATAATAAgtcattttcataatttatttgttcCACGAAAAGGAGAAG GGACAGATACAATTAATCGACAAGCAGTTTTATGCCATAGAGTACTTAGAACATTACAACAAATTGCAAGGGGCCCTGCTACTTTAGAAAGGGAAACTTGGGAAAGCTTATTACTATTTCTTATTGGAATTAATGATGCACTGTTAGCTCCACCAGCAACAAGGGAAGATGCTGGAGAACAGTTGTGTGAAAGAGTTCTAGGTGTATTATTAGAG GTATGGTTAGTGGCATGTGAACGTAATTTTCCTTCACCACCATTATGGCGCACATTAAGGGAGTCCTGTCTTCGATGGAGACACAGATTAGCATTAGTGGAACAATGGAATCGAGTTTGTCTTGCTCTTACAGCAAGACTTTTGCAAATTATGTATGGTCCAATGTTCccagaattaaaaataa GCGAAGAAGATTCTCAACTTGTACCACCTACAATGTCAGATGAAGCAGTAGCACAAGCTTGGTACAGACTTTTACGAACTATAGGTGATCCAGTTGATTTATGCAGACCTGCTGTTATTTCACAGACACAAGCATTTTTACAATATGCTATTGCTAGTCCAAATGTAATTGATCCATGTCAACATCCATGTTTGCAAAGTTTaccacaaatatttttaaaagccATAAAAGGTATAGCTGGACAGATTGATGCTTTTCTTG GAGTTTCACAGGCATGTTGCTGGGAAGAATGTTGTGTATCTACAATCACATCTGGATCTGGAAGCACTGGAAGTGGAGGTATAGGGTGGGATAAAGCAAGTAACAAGGATCTGACACAACCTTCTCCTACACCTCCAACACAGCGCAGACTTGCCAAAAGTTTCAGTGTAACACCTTCTGCAGTCACTAAGG GAATTCCAAAAGCTTCCTTAATTGGTTTGACAACAAGTCGTGTTACAAGTACACCACCTATTTTGATGTCTAATTCAGGACCATCATCAGCCTCCAGTACAAcat CTATGACTTCTCTAGTTCAAGATATTAGACCTCCATTAGCTCCAGGGCGTCCAAAATGCAACAGTATATTGCATCTTTTTGGAGAATGGTTATTTGAGGCTGCATTCATAGGTACTGATGGGTGGTCACAAAACTTACCTC AACCATCAGGTGCAACAAAGCGCCCATCTTCTGTGCTCGTCGACGGTCCTAGTTCACTACAAGAAAGTATTAACGATGTCCCACCAGCTCTTTGTATCGATCGTTACGAAGCTGGAAGAGCAGAAGCTTTAGGTGCATTATGTAGAATCTTCTGTGCTAAGAAAACTGGTGAAGAAATTTTTCCGGTCTATTTAGCCAGATTTTATCAAGCAATGAATCATGGTCTTAAAACTGACGAA TCTAGAGAATGTGGCGAAACATTAGCAAGCATTATTTTAAATTCTGCAGACTTATTTCGTTTAGATTTAAACGGCGTACAAGTATTAGTACCCGCAATGATTTCAGCACTTGAAACTGTTCTTCCAGAAAAAGATTTAAAACTGAAATCTAACGTGGTATCGAAACCTGATTTACGAAGAGCCTCCATACACTTACTAATATCAATGCTAGCATTACCTTTACATTTTCAA AATCTCACTATTAAGGAACTTCCgacatttacaaattcagtaATCACGGAAAAGGGTCATATAACATTCGCACAATTAAAGTCAAGACTTATGAATTTACTTATAAATGCATTACAAGTTGAAACTGATCCTCAGAATACTCATATGTTATTAG GAGCTCTTTTATTAAGCGTACAAGATTCTGCAGCTGCAGAAGAAGTTGAACAAGTGACACAACCTGATACTATAGCACATGATTCTGCTGTTAATTTATTGTCATCAG TCACCAGCGATTCAGCCAGTCAAATAAGTATATCCAGTGATCAACGCTCGCTCGGCGAAACCTCTGATATTACAACTCTTCAAGAGGAATGTGTTGCATTTG ATTCAGCTCATGCCCTTTTTGTAAGAGCAACATATTTGGTTTGCCACAGATTAATATCATCATGGAAAacggatttaaatatttctttggcAGCTCTTGAAATATTATCAGGATTAGCAAGAACACGCATTCGTGAAACAG CGAGGAAGCTAACAG ATGCTTTAGAATGTAAGCGTGCCGTAAAATGGCTTTGTGATTACATCGCTTATCAATGTTGGCGTCCACCACCTGCTCATTCGAAAGATCTTCACTCCTCTATTGTTGCTGCTTTTAGTTGCTTAACGACTTGGTTAACTGCTCATCCTCAATTACTACAA GATAAAGATTGTTTAACAACAGTTTTAGAGGTTGTTGAACTTGGTGTATCAGGAACTAAAAGTGTAGGGAAACCTGGTGAACCTATTAAAATGAAAGATGAGAAGGAATTAAAACCAGCATCTATGCGTGTTAGAGATGCTGCTGATGCACTTCTAACAGTCATTCTGGAACag gtTGGTTATTTTCCCAGTGCATGCGGAGCACAGTCATTGTCATCTTTGTTAGACGAAGTATCGCTTCTCCGTCATTGCAATAGTTGGACTGGTGGTCGAGTGCCACGCCAAGCAGCAGTTGAAAGATTCCGTTATTTCGTTGCCGAAAATGCTACCATATTGGCTTTATTAGAAGAACCTCTCGGAAACGATCAGGATCCACAGCCTACTGTAACTGTATTAATACGTGGCCCATTTGGCAGACATGCATGGACATTACAGCTTCGCCATTTACCACGACATAGGTCCAGTATACGAAGTGTAAACACAAATCCAGGTCGACCACTGCCACTAGCGGAAGCTGCACCACGTACAGACTACAAGCCTAGATTTTTCCCGGATAACGTGGACAGAATTCCTCATTGTAAAGT GGATGAATCTATACCAAGTCTTGAAGCAGTCATGAACAACAATGATGTAATAAGAACTGAACATCAAATTTTATCACAGTTATTGGAACGTCAAATGAATATTGAAACAAAATATTGTGATGGTTATGATAAAGTTTCAGACGAGAAATCGGAGGAATGCGCACCACCTCAAATTTGTCACGAATTTCAAACGGCGCGTCTTTTTTTGAGTCATTTTGGTTTCCTAAATATGGAACCTAAAGAAAATGACGAATCTAGAAATGGTAGTCTTACTGCATTAGACCCAACCATGCCGGGATTTTGTTTAGACTTAGAAACTTTAGATAATATTAGTCCACGAACATGCGAcactgtatatattttttatgttaaacCTGGTCAAAAGAATTCTACAGAAATATTGTCTAATGTG TTACATGAAATGAATGTATCGCCAAACTTTttggaattcttaaattcactaggatggcctgtctctgtatcagcaCATGCAGGTTGGACTGGTCATGTTTCCACTTCCTGGAGAGTTACACCACAAGTGAATGTACCACAACCAGCTCATAGTGATCATGGTGGAGCTCTTTACAATGGAGATACTCATGTTCTTTATTGGGCAGATGTTAGCTCTGAAATTGCTTTTGTCGTACCAACTCAAtcaaataatatgcaaaattcAGATTCGTTAGAAGAATCAAGTTTCGGCAGTGACATTAGTAATAATCAAG TTTGGTTTGAAAGAAGCATCAGTGAAAGTACTAGTTCTAGGAGCTGTGGAACGGGGCAGAATACAGTACAAAACCCACGAACGATGTCACTTGATTTAGAAAAACAACCACCTAGCTTGACAGGATCTAATCCTTCCAATTCTTCTAGCGCGGATCCAGTAAAACCGAGAAGAACAACCAAACAAGTTTTACCTGTACAAACTGATATTAAAATTATGGTCGTTTGGCTAGAAAGTTTAGAAGATTATGCGCAGTTTCCAATTG GTGATCTTCTTCCCTGTACTTATACTGGTCTTGAACAATCTAGAGTGATACAAGTATCAGATGTACAAGTAATATTCCTCCAAGCACTTAGTAGTGGATTAATGAGAGTCAGATTACAAGGTCCAGTTTCTAGAATTAATTTGGCTACACCCTTAATTGATGGTATGGTTGTATCTAGAAGGGTATTGGGAACACTTGTCAGACAAACTGCATTAAATATGGGACGTAGGAAAAGGCTTGATAATGACAG tTACCATCCACCACATGTACGTAGGCGCTTGAAGATTCAAGAAATGGTACAGAAATACAGAAAAAATTTAACTGATCCAGAATTATTAACACTTCTATTTAGTAGCACACAAACTTATCAAGTttag
- the LOC100878656 gene encoding ral GTPase-activating protein subunit beta isoform X2, with translation MNLGVFNRVNLKDSQGGMYSEWASLSVLIQQGSEESQSVLEKFSPGAGKEVALSIVRQLAANLGITQAAEPSPLCTDKEVQWCMEVICFGLSLPLAEHDTVRDCVNVYCEWLSALYSTPKICVPKPIVDDPNFYARKIISHFHNLFVPRKGEVWPFLYQDLGTDTINRQAVLCHRVLRTLQQIARGPATLERETWESLLLFLIGINDALLAPPATREDAGEQLCERVLGVLLEVWLVACERNFPSPPLWRTLRESCLRWRHRLALVEQWNRVCLALTARLLQIMYGPMFPELKISEEDSQLVPPTMSDEAVAQAWYRLLRTIGDPVDLCRPAVISQTQAFLQYAIASPNVIDPCQHPCLQSLPQIFLKAIKGIAGQIDAFLGVSQACCWEECCVSTITSGSGSTGSGGIGWDKASNKDLTQPSPTPPTQRRLAKSFSVTPSAVTKGIPKASLIGLTTSRVTSTPPILMSNSGPSSASSTTSMTSLVQDIRPPLAPGRPKCNSILHLFGEWLFEAAFIGTDGWSQNLPQPSGATKRPSSVLVDGPSSLQESINDVPPALCIDRYEAGRAEALGALCRIFCAKKTGEEIFPVYLARFYQAMNHGLKTDESRECGETLASIILNSADLFRLDLNGVQVLVPAMISALETVLPEKDLKLKSNVVSKPDLRRASIHLLISMLALPLHFQNLTIKELPTFTNSVITEKGHITFAQLKSRLMNLLINALQVETDPQNTHMLLGALLLSVQDSAAAEEVEQVTQPDTIAHDSAVNLLSSVTSDSASQISISSDQRSLGETSDITTLQEECVAFDSAHALFVRATYLVCHRLISSWKTDLNISLAALEILSGLARTRIRETDALECKRAVKWLCDYIAYQCWRPPPAHSKDLHSSIVAAFSCLTTWLTAHPQLLQDKDCLTTVLEVVELGVSGTKSVGKPGEPIKMKDEKELKPASMRVRDAADALLTVILEQVGYFPSACGAQSLSSLLDEVSLLRHCNSWTGGRVPRQAAVERFRYFVAENATILALLEEPLGNDQDPQPTVTVLIRGPFGRHAWTLQLRHLPRHRSSIRSVNTNPGRPLPLAEAAPRTDYKPRFFPDNVDRIPHCKVDESIPSLEAVMNNNDVIRTEHQILSQLLERQMNIETKYCDGYDKVSDEKSEECAPPQICHEFQTARLFLSHFGFLNMEPKENDESRNGSLTALDPTMPGFCLDLETLDNISPRTCDTVYIFYVKPGQKNSTEILSNVLHEMNVSPNFLEFLNSLGWPVSVSAHAGWTGHVSTSWRVTPQVNVPQPAHSDHGGALYNGDTHVLYWADVSSEIAFVVPTQSNNMQNSDSLEESSFGSDISNNQVWFERSISESTSSRSCGTGQNTVQNPRTMSLDLEKQPPSLTGSNPSNSSSADPVKPRRTTKQVLPVQTDIKIMVVWLESLEDYAQFPIGDLLPCTYTGLEQSRVIQVSDVQVIFLQALSSGLMRVRLQGPVSRINLATPLIDGMVVSRRVLGTLVRQTALNMGRRKRLDNDSYHPPHVRRRLKIQEMVQKYRKNLTDPELLTLLFSSTQTYQV, from the exons ATGAATTTAGGCGTGTTTAACAGAGTTAATCTTAag gatTCCCAAGGAGGAATGTATTCCGAATGGGCTTCTCTAAGTGTTTTGATTCAACAAGGCTCAGAAGAAAGCCAAAGTGTTCTAGAGAAATTTTCGCCCGGAGCAGGAAAAGAAGTAGCTTTATCCATTGTACGTCAACTAGCTGCAAATCTTGGCATTACACAAGCAGCTGAGCCAAGTCCATTATGTACAGATAAAGAAGTACAATGGTGCATGGAAGTGATATGTTTTGGATTATCATTACCTTTAGCTGAACATGACACTGTCAGAGATTGTGTTAATGTATATTGTGAATGGTTATCTGCATTATATTCTACACCAAAGATTTGTGTACCCAAACCAATTGTAGATGATCCTAATTTTTATGCAAGAAAAATAATAAgtcattttcataatttatttgttcCACGAAAAGGAGAAG TTTGGCCATTTTTGTATCAGGATCTag GGACAGATACAATTAATCGACAAGCAGTTTTATGCCATAGAGTACTTAGAACATTACAACAAATTGCAAGGGGCCCTGCTACTTTAGAAAGGGAAACTTGGGAAAGCTTATTACTATTTCTTATTGGAATTAATGATGCACTGTTAGCTCCACCAGCAACAAGGGAAGATGCTGGAGAACAGTTGTGTGAAAGAGTTCTAGGTGTATTATTAGAG GTATGGTTAGTGGCATGTGAACGTAATTTTCCTTCACCACCATTATGGCGCACATTAAGGGAGTCCTGTCTTCGATGGAGACACAGATTAGCATTAGTGGAACAATGGAATCGAGTTTGTCTTGCTCTTACAGCAAGACTTTTGCAAATTATGTATGGTCCAATGTTCccagaattaaaaataa GCGAAGAAGATTCTCAACTTGTACCACCTACAATGTCAGATGAAGCAGTAGCACAAGCTTGGTACAGACTTTTACGAACTATAGGTGATCCAGTTGATTTATGCAGACCTGCTGTTATTTCACAGACACAAGCATTTTTACAATATGCTATTGCTAGTCCAAATGTAATTGATCCATGTCAACATCCATGTTTGCAAAGTTTaccacaaatatttttaaaagccATAAAAGGTATAGCTGGACAGATTGATGCTTTTCTTG GAGTTTCACAGGCATGTTGCTGGGAAGAATGTTGTGTATCTACAATCACATCTGGATCTGGAAGCACTGGAAGTGGAGGTATAGGGTGGGATAAAGCAAGTAACAAGGATCTGACACAACCTTCTCCTACACCTCCAACACAGCGCAGACTTGCCAAAAGTTTCAGTGTAACACCTTCTGCAGTCACTAAGG GAATTCCAAAAGCTTCCTTAATTGGTTTGACAACAAGTCGTGTTACAAGTACACCACCTATTTTGATGTCTAATTCAGGACCATCATCAGCCTCCAGTACAAcat CTATGACTTCTCTAGTTCAAGATATTAGACCTCCATTAGCTCCAGGGCGTCCAAAATGCAACAGTATATTGCATCTTTTTGGAGAATGGTTATTTGAGGCTGCATTCATAGGTACTGATGGGTGGTCACAAAACTTACCTC AACCATCAGGTGCAACAAAGCGCCCATCTTCTGTGCTCGTCGACGGTCCTAGTTCACTACAAGAAAGTATTAACGATGTCCCACCAGCTCTTTGTATCGATCGTTACGAAGCTGGAAGAGCAGAAGCTTTAGGTGCATTATGTAGAATCTTCTGTGCTAAGAAAACTGGTGAAGAAATTTTTCCGGTCTATTTAGCCAGATTTTATCAAGCAATGAATCATGGTCTTAAAACTGACGAA TCTAGAGAATGTGGCGAAACATTAGCAAGCATTATTTTAAATTCTGCAGACTTATTTCGTTTAGATTTAAACGGCGTACAAGTATTAGTACCCGCAATGATTTCAGCACTTGAAACTGTTCTTCCAGAAAAAGATTTAAAACTGAAATCTAACGTGGTATCGAAACCTGATTTACGAAGAGCCTCCATACACTTACTAATATCAATGCTAGCATTACCTTTACATTTTCAA AATCTCACTATTAAGGAACTTCCgacatttacaaattcagtaATCACGGAAAAGGGTCATATAACATTCGCACAATTAAAGTCAAGACTTATGAATTTACTTATAAATGCATTACAAGTTGAAACTGATCCTCAGAATACTCATATGTTATTAG GAGCTCTTTTATTAAGCGTACAAGATTCTGCAGCTGCAGAAGAAGTTGAACAAGTGACACAACCTGATACTATAGCACATGATTCTGCTGTTAATTTATTGTCATCAG TCACCAGCGATTCAGCCAGTCAAATAAGTATATCCAGTGATCAACGCTCGCTCGGCGAAACCTCTGATATTACAACTCTTCAAGAGGAATGTGTTGCATTTG ATTCAGCTCATGCCCTTTTTGTAAGAGCAACATATTTGGTTTGCCACAGATTAATATCATCATGGAAAacggatttaaatatttctttggcAGCTCTTGAAATATTATCAGGATTAGCAAGAACACGCATTCGTGAAACAG ATGCTTTAGAATGTAAGCGTGCCGTAAAATGGCTTTGTGATTACATCGCTTATCAATGTTGGCGTCCACCACCTGCTCATTCGAAAGATCTTCACTCCTCTATTGTTGCTGCTTTTAGTTGCTTAACGACTTGGTTAACTGCTCATCCTCAATTACTACAA GATAAAGATTGTTTAACAACAGTTTTAGAGGTTGTTGAACTTGGTGTATCAGGAACTAAAAGTGTAGGGAAACCTGGTGAACCTATTAAAATGAAAGATGAGAAGGAATTAAAACCAGCATCTATGCGTGTTAGAGATGCTGCTGATGCACTTCTAACAGTCATTCTGGAACag gtTGGTTATTTTCCCAGTGCATGCGGAGCACAGTCATTGTCATCTTTGTTAGACGAAGTATCGCTTCTCCGTCATTGCAATAGTTGGACTGGTGGTCGAGTGCCACGCCAAGCAGCAGTTGAAAGATTCCGTTATTTCGTTGCCGAAAATGCTACCATATTGGCTTTATTAGAAGAACCTCTCGGAAACGATCAGGATCCACAGCCTACTGTAACTGTATTAATACGTGGCCCATTTGGCAGACATGCATGGACATTACAGCTTCGCCATTTACCACGACATAGGTCCAGTATACGAAGTGTAAACACAAATCCAGGTCGACCACTGCCACTAGCGGAAGCTGCACCACGTACAGACTACAAGCCTAGATTTTTCCCGGATAACGTGGACAGAATTCCTCATTGTAAAGT GGATGAATCTATACCAAGTCTTGAAGCAGTCATGAACAACAATGATGTAATAAGAACTGAACATCAAATTTTATCACAGTTATTGGAACGTCAAATGAATATTGAAACAAAATATTGTGATGGTTATGATAAAGTTTCAGACGAGAAATCGGAGGAATGCGCACCACCTCAAATTTGTCACGAATTTCAAACGGCGCGTCTTTTTTTGAGTCATTTTGGTTTCCTAAATATGGAACCTAAAGAAAATGACGAATCTAGAAATGGTAGTCTTACTGCATTAGACCCAACCATGCCGGGATTTTGTTTAGACTTAGAAACTTTAGATAATATTAGTCCACGAACATGCGAcactgtatatattttttatgttaaacCTGGTCAAAAGAATTCTACAGAAATATTGTCTAATGTG TTACATGAAATGAATGTATCGCCAAACTTTttggaattcttaaattcactaggatggcctgtctctgtatcagcaCATGCAGGTTGGACTGGTCATGTTTCCACTTCCTGGAGAGTTACACCACAAGTGAATGTACCACAACCAGCTCATAGTGATCATGGTGGAGCTCTTTACAATGGAGATACTCATGTTCTTTATTGGGCAGATGTTAGCTCTGAAATTGCTTTTGTCGTACCAACTCAAtcaaataatatgcaaaattcAGATTCGTTAGAAGAATCAAGTTTCGGCAGTGACATTAGTAATAATCAAG TTTGGTTTGAAAGAAGCATCAGTGAAAGTACTAGTTCTAGGAGCTGTGGAACGGGGCAGAATACAGTACAAAACCCACGAACGATGTCACTTGATTTAGAAAAACAACCACCTAGCTTGACAGGATCTAATCCTTCCAATTCTTCTAGCGCGGATCCAGTAAAACCGAGAAGAACAACCAAACAAGTTTTACCTGTACAAACTGATATTAAAATTATGGTCGTTTGGCTAGAAAGTTTAGAAGATTATGCGCAGTTTCCAATTG GTGATCTTCTTCCCTGTACTTATACTGGTCTTGAACAATCTAGAGTGATACAAGTATCAGATGTACAAGTAATATTCCTCCAAGCACTTAGTAGTGGATTAATGAGAGTCAGATTACAAGGTCCAGTTTCTAGAATTAATTTGGCTACACCCTTAATTGATGGTATGGTTGTATCTAGAAGGGTATTGGGAACACTTGTCAGACAAACTGCATTAAATATGGGACGTAGGAAAAGGCTTGATAATGACAG tTACCATCCACCACATGTACGTAGGCGCTTGAAGATTCAAGAAATGGTACAGAAATACAGAAAAAATTTAACTGATCCAGAATTATTAACACTTCTATTTAGTAGCACACAAACTTATCAAGTttag